Proteins encoded together in one Bradyrhizobium sp. PSBB068 window:
- a CDS encoding MBL fold metallo-hydrolase, with the protein MTLTLTILGCGSSAGVPRPALGWGACDPSNPKNRRRRCSIMAERTMEHGTTRVVIDTAPDLREQLIDASVEHIDAVFLTHEHADQTHGIDDLRSVVLHQRRRIPVYFNQSTAKDIMARFSYCFISPEGSDYPPILTRHSIEAGESHTVTGKGGPLKLEAFLVQHGRIPALGYRIGDAAYTPDLHDIPEESWPALQGLDLWIVDGLRYAPHPSHFSVADALSWIERFKPKRAVITNMHSDLDYEVLRQSLPAGVIPAYDGMRLTLDRAG; encoded by the coding sequence ATGACGCTGACACTGACCATCCTGGGCTGCGGCTCTTCCGCCGGCGTGCCGCGCCCGGCGCTCGGCTGGGGCGCCTGCGATCCCAGCAATCCAAAGAACCGCCGCCGCCGCTGCTCGATCATGGCCGAGCGCACCATGGAGCACGGCACCACGCGGGTCGTGATCGACACCGCGCCCGACCTGCGCGAGCAGTTGATCGACGCCAGTGTCGAGCATATCGACGCGGTGTTCCTGACCCATGAGCATGCCGACCAGACCCACGGCATCGACGATCTGCGCTCGGTGGTGCTGCACCAGCGCCGCCGCATCCCGGTCTACTTCAACCAGTCGACCGCCAAGGACATCATGGCGCGGTTCTCCTATTGCTTCATCTCGCCTGAAGGCAGCGACTATCCGCCGATCCTAACCCGGCATTCGATCGAGGCCGGCGAGAGCCATACGGTCACGGGGAAGGGCGGTCCGCTGAAGCTCGAGGCCTTCCTGGTGCAGCACGGCCGGATTCCGGCGCTCGGCTACCGCATCGGCGATGCCGCCTACACGCCCGATCTGCACGACATTCCCGAGGAGAGCTGGCCGGCGCTGCAAGGCCTCGATCTCTGGATCGTCGACGGCCTGCGCTATGCGCCGCATCCGAGCCATTTCAGCGTTGCGGATGCGCTGTCGTGGATCGAACGCTTCAAGCCGAAGCGCGCCGTGATCACCAACATGCATTCCGACCTCGACTACGAGGTGCTGCGGCAGAGCCTGCCGGCCGGCGTGATCCCGGCCTATGACGGCATGCGGCTGACGCTCGACCGGGCGGGCTGA
- a CDS encoding nitroreductase family protein, protein MAEALAARDYTDRTRYDALMDVVKNRLTTRAFDSGYVMPREHYDMVLEAARHAPSGANAQPWHFIAVTDQELKNRITEYFREEQVARARLKMKFPTPDYRGLASAPGFIVVASDFRWVKAFPVLNDGSELDKMYKQNAERILLQSVAAATMSAHLAAAALGYNVWWVTAIGQEKAQQAMKPLLGIPDELSVLDIMCFGPPAKPPYKRWKKSLTDISNWNRFDDQHFMTEAQIDEWVSTTRHKVMYRDAENVD, encoded by the coding sequence ATGGCAGAGGCTTTGGCCGCGCGGGACTATACGGACCGCACGCGATATGACGCGCTGATGGACGTCGTGAAGAACCGGCTGACCACACGCGCCTTCGATTCCGGCTACGTGATGCCGCGTGAGCATTACGACATGGTTCTGGAGGCGGCGCGGCACGCGCCATCGGGCGCAAATGCGCAGCCCTGGCACTTCATTGCCGTCACCGATCAGGAGCTGAAGAACAGGATCACCGAGTATTTCCGCGAGGAGCAGGTCGCCCGCGCCCGGCTCAAGATGAAGTTCCCGACGCCCGACTATCGCGGCCTCGCATCGGCCCCGGGCTTCATCGTGGTCGCGAGCGACTTCCGCTGGGTCAAGGCGTTTCCGGTACTCAATGACGGCTCCGAGCTCGACAAGATGTACAAGCAGAATGCCGAGCGGATCCTGCTGCAGAGCGTGGCGGCCGCGACGATGTCGGCGCACCTCGCGGCGGCGGCCCTCGGCTATAATGTCTGGTGGGTGACCGCGATCGGGCAGGAGAAGGCTCAGCAGGCGATGAAGCCGCTGCTCGGCATCCCCGACGAATTGTCCGTGCTCGACATCATGTGCTTCGGTCCGCCGGCCAAGCCGCCCTACAAGCGCTGGAAGAAGAGCCTCACCGACATCAGCAACTGGAACAGGTTCGATGATCAGCACTTCATGACCGAAGCCCAGATTGACGAATGGGTTTCGACCACGCGCCACAAGGTGATGTACCGCGATGCCGAGAACGTCGACTAA
- a CDS encoding MarR family transcriptional regulator yields the protein MPRTSTKAAAPARRVAPDYRLEDQVGFLLRRAYQRASSNLVERIGSYDLTAPQYATLARLYERGALSQNLLGRLVAMEPANIRDVVLRLKKRRLVATRRDPTDKRLVLIDLTASGTALVEQLIPIEIECTATTLAPLKADQKKLLYDLLGRLAEG from the coding sequence ATGCCGAGAACGTCGACTAAAGCAGCGGCACCAGCAAGGCGTGTCGCGCCGGACTATAGGCTGGAGGACCAGGTCGGTTTCCTGCTGCGTCGGGCCTATCAGCGCGCGTCGTCCAACCTTGTGGAGCGGATCGGCTCCTACGATCTGACAGCGCCGCAATACGCGACGCTGGCCCGGCTCTACGAGCGCGGGGCACTGTCGCAGAATCTGCTGGGACGCCTGGTTGCGATGGAGCCCGCCAATATCCGCGACGTCGTCTTGCGGCTGAAGAAGCGGCGTCTGGTTGCGACACGGCGCGATCCGACCGACAAGCGGCTGGTCCTGATCGACCTGACCGCGTCCGGCACAGCGCTGGTCGAGCAACTGATCCCGATCGAGATCGAATGCACGGCGACGACGCTGGCGCCGCTCAAGGCAGACCAGAAGAAGCTCCTGTACGATCTGCTCGGCCGCCTCGCGGAGGGCTGA
- a CDS encoding acyl-CoA synthetase: MSAAQNQYSIGLDKTSANYVPLTPLSFLARSAAVYPDHVSAVYEGRSFTWKQTYERCKRFASYLAGHGIGHGDTVAAMLPNIPAMNELHFAVPMTGAVLNALNIRLDAASIAFQLDHGGARIILVDPEFAGVIAEALTLMEGPKPFVIDVDDAAFSGGKRIGAIEYEAAVAAGDPAFAERPPADEWNAIALSYTSGTTGNPKGVVTHHRGAYLNAVSNILAGNLGQHPVYLWTLPMFHCNGWCFPWTIAATAGVNVCLRKVDPAKIFELIPKHGVTHMCGAPIVYNTLINAPDAPKGGKVKPVTGLIAGAAPPVAVLEGAERIGIKLTHVYGLTEVYGPASVCAEQPGWDELSADARAQLKRRQGVSYPLQEGVTVLDPETMREVPRDGETIGEVMFRGNIVMKGYLKNEKATQEAFAGGWFHTGDLGVLDAHGYVIIKDRSKDIIISGGENVSSVEVEDILYKHPAVLFAAVVAKPDPKWGEVPCAFIELKDGAKATEAEIIAYCREHMSGFKTPKSVVFGAVPKTSTGKIQKFLLRNEVGSAKAISA, from the coding sequence ATGAGTGCAGCTCAAAATCAGTACTCGATCGGGCTGGACAAGACATCAGCCAATTACGTGCCGCTGACGCCCCTGAGCTTCCTGGCGCGCTCGGCCGCGGTCTATCCCGACCATGTCAGCGCCGTCTATGAGGGGCGCAGCTTCACCTGGAAGCAGACCTATGAGCGCTGCAAGCGGTTCGCGTCCTATCTCGCGGGCCATGGCATCGGCCATGGCGACACGGTCGCGGCGATGCTGCCGAACATCCCGGCGATGAACGAGCTGCATTTCGCGGTGCCGATGACCGGCGCGGTGCTGAACGCGCTGAACATCCGGCTCGATGCGGCATCGATCGCGTTCCAGCTCGACCATGGCGGCGCCAGGATTATCCTCGTCGATCCCGAATTCGCCGGCGTGATCGCGGAGGCGTTGACGCTGATGGAGGGCCCGAAGCCTTTCGTCATCGACGTCGATGATGCCGCATTCAGCGGCGGCAAGCGGATCGGCGCGATCGAGTATGAGGCGGCGGTCGCGGCAGGCGATCCCGCATTCGCCGAGCGGCCGCCGGCCGACGAATGGAATGCGATCGCGCTGAGCTATACGTCGGGCACGACCGGCAATCCGAAGGGCGTGGTGACCCATCACCGCGGCGCCTATCTCAATGCCGTCAGCAACATCCTCGCCGGCAATCTCGGCCAGCATCCGGTCTATCTCTGGACGCTGCCGATGTTTCATTGCAACGGCTGGTGCTTCCCCTGGACGATCGCGGCGACCGCCGGCGTCAATGTCTGTCTGCGCAAGGTCGATCCCGCAAAAATCTTCGAGCTGATTCCGAAGCACGGCGTCACCCATATGTGCGGCGCGCCGATCGTCTACAACACGCTGATCAATGCGCCTGACGCACCGAAGGGCGGCAAGGTGAAGCCGGTCACAGGCCTGATCGCCGGCGCGGCGCCGCCGGTTGCGGTGCTCGAGGGTGCCGAGCGCATCGGCATCAAGCTGACGCATGTCTACGGCCTGACCGAGGTCTACGGCCCCGCTTCCGTCTGCGCCGAGCAGCCGGGCTGGGACGAGCTGTCGGCCGATGCGCGCGCGCAGCTGAAGCGGCGTCAGGGCGTCTCCTATCCGCTGCAGGAAGGCGTCACGGTGCTCGATCCCGAGACCATGCGCGAGGTGCCGCGCGACGGCGAGACCATCGGCGAGGTCATGTTCCGCGGCAACATCGTGATGAAGGGCTACCTGAAGAACGAGAAGGCGACGCAGGAAGCCTTTGCCGGCGGCTGGTTTCACACCGGCGATCTCGGCGTGCTCGACGCGCACGGTTACGTCATCATCAAGGACCGCTCCAAGGACATCATCATCTCCGGCGGCGAGAACGTCTCCTCGGTCGAGGTTGAGGACATCCTCTACAAGCACCCGGCCGTGCTGTTCGCGGCGGTCGTCGCAAAACCCGATCCGAAATGGGGCGAAGTGCCCTGCGCGTTCATCGAGCTGAAGGACGGCGCCAAGGCGACCGAGGCCGAAATCATCGCCTATTGCCGCGAGCACATGTCGGGCTTCAAGACACCGAAATCGGTGGTCTTCGGGGCGGTCCCGAAAACATCCACGGGCAAGATCCAGAAATTCCTGCTGCGCAACGAGGTCGGCTCGGCCAAGGCGATCTCGGCCTGA
- a CDS encoding TRAP transporter large permease subunit has protein sequence MAHVEMTPAVAGEAASQPPRRRSVLGAIDAALGWLVEIPAAILVVAEVVILFAGVVARYVLHTPLIWSDELASILFLWLAMLGSVVALRRGEHMRMTALVASAGPRLWAYLDVVATCAALAFLVLIVHPAYEYAYEESFITTPALQISNTWRAAALPVGICLMALFALLRLARAGDFKTFLLAALTVVALIGVFWLAQPMLRPLGNLNLIIFFVGVVGFCVFAGVPIGFAFGMAIFGYLALTTRTPLMVLVGRMDEGMSHLILLSVPLFVFLGLLIEMTGMARAMVAFLASLLGHVRGGLHYVLVGAMYLVSGISGSKAADMAAVAPVLFPEMKERGAKPGDLVALLAATGAQTETIPPSLVLITIGSVTGVSISALFTGGLLPGVVLAITLSALVWWRYRGENLSHVQRATRSEIGKAFIYALPALALPFVIRYAVVEGIATATEVSTIGIVYAFLIGLLIYRKFNWRRLVPMLIDTACLSGAILFIIGTATGMAWGLTQSGFSRALAAAMAGLPGGSATFIAVSILAFVILGSVLEGIPAIVLFGPLLFPIAHQVGVHEVHYAMIIILAMGIGLFAPPFGVGYYAACAIGRVDPAEGIRPIWGYMLALLIGLIIVAIFPWISIGFL, from the coding sequence CGAGATGACGCCGGCCGTGGCCGGCGAGGCGGCGTCACAGCCCCCTCGCCGCCGCTCTGTTCTCGGTGCCATCGATGCGGCGCTGGGATGGCTGGTCGAAATCCCGGCGGCGATCCTTGTCGTCGCCGAGGTCGTCATCCTGTTCGCGGGCGTGGTGGCGCGCTACGTGCTGCACACGCCGCTGATCTGGTCCGACGAGCTGGCGTCGATCCTGTTCCTGTGGCTTGCGATGTTGGGATCAGTGGTCGCGCTCCGCCGCGGCGAGCACATGCGCATGACGGCCTTGGTGGCAAGCGCCGGACCGCGGCTCTGGGCCTATCTCGACGTCGTCGCGACCTGCGCCGCGCTGGCGTTCCTGGTCCTGATCGTGCACCCGGCCTATGAATACGCCTACGAGGAAAGCTTCATCACGACGCCGGCGTTGCAGATCTCCAATACCTGGCGCGCCGCGGCGCTGCCGGTCGGGATCTGCCTGATGGCGTTGTTCGCGCTGCTGCGGCTGGCCCGCGCCGGCGATTTCAAGACCTTCCTGCTGGCCGCCCTGACGGTGGTTGCCTTGATCGGGGTGTTCTGGCTGGCGCAACCGATGTTGCGGCCGCTCGGCAACCTCAACCTGATCATCTTCTTCGTCGGCGTGGTCGGCTTCTGCGTGTTCGCCGGCGTGCCGATCGGCTTTGCCTTCGGGATGGCGATCTTCGGCTATCTGGCGCTGACGACGCGGACGCCGTTGATGGTGCTGGTCGGCCGGATGGACGAGGGCATGAGCCACCTGATCCTGCTGTCGGTGCCGCTGTTCGTGTTCCTCGGCCTGCTGATCGAAATGACCGGCATGGCGCGCGCGATGGTGGCCTTCCTGGCCAGCCTGCTCGGGCACGTCCGGGGCGGCCTGCACTACGTGCTGGTCGGCGCGATGTATCTGGTGTCAGGCATTTCCGGATCGAAGGCCGCCGACATGGCGGCGGTCGCACCGGTGCTGTTTCCCGAAATGAAGGAACGCGGCGCCAAGCCTGGCGATCTGGTCGCCCTGCTCGCCGCGACCGGAGCGCAGACTGAAACCATTCCGCCGAGCCTGGTGCTGATCACGATCGGCTCGGTCACCGGCGTCTCGATCTCGGCGCTGTTCACCGGCGGCCTGCTGCCGGGCGTCGTGCTGGCAATCACCCTGTCGGCGCTGGTGTGGTGGCGTTACCGCGGCGAAAACCTCAGCCACGTCCAGCGCGCCACGCGAAGCGAGATCGGCAAGGCCTTCATCTACGCCCTGCCCGCATTGGCGCTGCCGTTCGTGATCCGCTACGCGGTGGTCGAAGGCATCGCCACCGCGACCGAGGTCTCGACCATCGGCATCGTCTATGCGTTCCTCATCGGCCTCCTGATCTATCGCAAGTTCAACTGGCGGCGGCTCGTGCCGATGCTGATCGACACGGCGTGCCTGTCGGGCGCGATCCTGTTCATCATCGGCACCGCCACCGGCATGGCCTGGGGCCTGACCCAGTCCGGCTTCTCGCGGGCGCTGGCGGCGGCGATGGCCGGATTGCCCGGCGGGTCGGCGACCTTCATTGCGGTGTCGATCCTGGCCTTCGTGATCCTCGGCAGCGTGCTCGAGGGCATCCCGGCGATCGTGCTGTTCGGGCCGCTGCTGTTTCCGATCGCGCACCAGGTCGGCGTCCACGAGGTGCACTATGCCATGATCATCATCCTGGCGATGGGCATCGGGCTGTTCGCGCCGCCGTTCGGCGTCGGCTATTATGCCGCCTGCGCCATCGGGCGCGTCGATCCGGCCGAGGGTATCCGGCCGATCTGGGGTTACATGCTGGCGCTGTTGATCGGCCTGATCATCGTCGCCATCTTCCCCTGGATATCGATCGGTTTCCTTTAG